In a single window of the Syntrophorhabdaceae bacterium genome:
- a CDS encoding Ivy family c-type lysozyme inhibitor has product MKKIMISIAATMVLLLFGSIDIHAQSLKKHPAGKQKSGRSRIVIEYVSFPEEYKKYEVYPWETVKVDDFQTAYLAMTQGGKFEDWVRSLSGTATGKNRMIRAFRERFVLIVCCKPHMCDLSQIIVLYDPVKKKTFGILAVDGTFSWFGKPPENIKDLLNVLLVEEFKAIYRGQS; this is encoded by the coding sequence ATGAAAAAGATCATGATCTCAATTGCGGCAACGATGGTCCTTTTGCTCTTCGGCTCCATTGATATCCATGCCCAGTCGCTTAAAAAGCACCCGGCCGGAAAGCAGAAGAGCGGAAGGTCCAGGATCGTGATCGAATATGTCTCCTTTCCGGAAGAGTACAAAAAATATGAGGTCTATCCCTGGGAGACGGTCAAGGTGGACGATTTTCAGACCGCCTATTTGGCGATGACCCAGGGAGGGAAGTTCGAGGACTGGGTCAGGTCCCTCTCGGGCACCGCCACGGGCAAGAACCGGATGATACGGGCGTTCAGGGAGCGTTTCGTCCTTATCGTGTGCTGTAAGCCCCACATGTGCGATTTAAGCCAGATCATCGTGCTCTACGATCCCGTGAAGAAGAAGACCTTCGGCATACTTGCCGTCGACGGCACGTTTTCATGGTTCGGGAAGCCTCCCGAGAATATAAAGGACCTTCTCAACGTACTCCTTGTGGAAGAGTTCAAGGCCATATACAGGGGCCAAAGCTGA
- a CDS encoding TMEM165/GDT1 family protein, translating into MGVYLASVIFVVLAEMGDKTQLLAMAFASRYRWQTVLWAIFAATLVNHFLAVVAGSYLTRFIPMQYVQIGASASFILFGLWTIRGDSLEGEDRRFNFSPFWTVAVAFFLAEMGDKTQLATVALATKYNNDIIVVWLGTTTAMMIADAIGIIIGIVLGKKIPERFVKWFAAITFMLFGVIGLYEHLPKNLLTAPAVAAGLTLIVLLTVLIARMNNGKAGKSDGEQE; encoded by the coding sequence ATGGGCGTATATCTGGCGTCAGTCATCTTTGTCGTTCTTGCCGAAATGGGGGACAAGACCCAACTTCTGGCAATGGCCTTCGCTTCGCGCTATCGCTGGCAGACGGTACTGTGGGCAATATTTGCCGCGACCCTCGTCAACCACTTTCTCGCAGTCGTCGCCGGAAGCTACCTCACGAGGTTCATCCCTATGCAGTACGTCCAGATAGGGGCCTCCGCCTCATTCATACTGTTCGGCCTCTGGACCATACGGGGGGACTCGCTGGAGGGAGAGGACAGGCGGTTCAACTTCAGCCCCTTCTGGACGGTGGCCGTCGCCTTCTTCCTCGCCGAGATGGGGGACAAGACCCAACTCGCCACCGTGGCGCTGGCAACGAAGTACAATAATGATATCATCGTGGTCTGGCTGGGAACAACCACGGCGATGATGATCGCGGATGCCATTGGCATCATCATCGGGATCGTGCTGGGCAAGAAGATCCCCGAGCGTTTCGTCAAATGGTTCGCCGCTATCACCTTCATGCTCTTCGGAGTCATCGGCCTTTATGAGCACCTGCCGAAGAACCTGCTCACAGCACCCGCTGTGGCGGCGGGGCTGACGCTCATTGTCCTCCTCACTGTTCTCATCGCCCGAATGAACAACGGTAAAGCAGGAAAGTCCGACGGGGAACAGGAATGA
- a CDS encoding SprT family zinc-dependent metalloprotease, whose amino-acid sequence MEGQASLFNDTDLLSYQIVRSKNRKRTMTLKLERNGAVIILVPEKTPNEEIDCFFRSKILWITKRLEEYRKLVGKTGGSRRYVTGERFFYLGEEYPLEVIDGRSAKLSLYRGVFRLCSDHNADGREMFRAWYRARARDIFAERVDFYGRRLDLSWKGIRITSARTRYGSCSSDDRLSFSYRLVMAPYDVIDYIVVHELAHIRVKNHSKRFWEYIEKVMPDYKRRKEWLAARGHLLDI is encoded by the coding sequence GTGGAAGGACAGGCTTCTCTCTTCAATGACACGGATCTGCTCAGCTACCAGATAGTCCGCAGCAAGAACCGCAAGCGAACGATGACCCTGAAGCTGGAACGCAATGGGGCGGTTATCATCCTTGTTCCCGAAAAGACGCCGAATGAGGAGATAGACTGCTTCTTCAGGTCGAAGATTCTCTGGATAACGAAAAGACTCGAGGAATATCGGAAACTCGTCGGCAAGACGGGCGGATCCAGGCGTTATGTGACGGGGGAGAGGTTTTTCTATCTTGGCGAAGAGTATCCTCTGGAGGTCATTGATGGAAGGTCGGCAAAGCTCAGCCTGTACCGGGGGGTATTCCGGTTGTGCAGCGACCACAACGCTGATGGCCGTGAGATGTTCCGCGCCTGGTACAGGGCGCGGGCGCGGGATATCTTCGCTGAACGCGTCGATTTTTACGGCAGACGCCTTGACCTGTCATGGAAGGGGATACGGATAACAAGCGCCAGGACCCGCTATGGTTCCTGTTCCTCCGACGACAGGCTCTCCTTCAGTTATCGCCTCGTCATGGCTCCCTATGATGTTATCGACTATATCGTGGTCCATGAGCTTGCCCACATCAGGGTCAAGAACCATTCGAAAAGATTCTGGGAATATATCGAGAAGGTGATGCCCGACTACAAGCGGCGCAAAGAGTGGCTCGCAGCAAGGGGCCATCTCCTGGATATATAG
- a CDS encoding MBL fold metallo-hydrolase gives MKIRFLGAARKVTGSCFHLLTDGTQVLVDCGLNQGRNSDALNREPFKFQPEQIESLLLTHAHLDHSGLIPKLVADGFSGKILTTSATAELAEIILLDSAHIQEKDAEWHTKKALRAGRNEVFEPLYNSENVKHCLPYFDKNGYDSVKELSEGLRFRFIDAGHIMGSATLELWFRDGARDKKIVFSGDIGKNGNPIIRDPQHVTEADYVVVESTYGNRFHKDLEASIDELEKAIKETFRRGGNVLVPSFAIGRTQDVLYILNRLVKEKRLEDLDVYVDSPLADKATKIYMAHPEFFDAEALNTFRFRSADGMRIHFTTLVEESQKINRIKSGAVIIAGSGMCEGGRIRHHFKHNIWRQECSIIFTGFQVPGTLGRYIVDGAKKAYILGEEMAIRAKVYTIGGFSAHADQGELLEWLGAFTNNPRVYIVHGEESVSLEFEKTVREKLGLTTYVPHLGEELEI, from the coding sequence ATGAAGATCAGATTTCTGGGTGCTGCCAGAAAGGTTACGGGGTCGTGTTTCCATCTGTTAACGGATGGCACCCAGGTGCTTGTGGACTGTGGGCTGAATCAGGGCAGGAATTCCGATGCGCTTAACCGGGAGCCCTTCAAGTTTCAGCCTGAACAGATCGAGTCGCTGCTTCTTACCCATGCGCACCTCGATCATTCGGGGTTGATACCGAAGCTGGTGGCCGATGGTTTTTCGGGCAAGATCCTGACCACCTCCGCCACGGCGGAACTGGCCGAGATCATCCTCCTGGATTCGGCGCACATTCAGGAAAAGGACGCAGAATGGCATACGAAGAAGGCGCTGAGAGCAGGCAGGAACGAGGTTTTTGAGCCCCTTTACAACTCCGAGAACGTCAAGCACTGCCTCCCTTATTTTGACAAGAACGGCTACGACTCAGTGAAGGAGCTTTCGGAAGGGCTCAGATTCAGGTTCATCGATGCAGGGCACATAATGGGGTCGGCGACGCTTGAGCTGTGGTTCCGCGACGGCGCAAGGGACAAAAAGATCGTTTTCTCCGGGGATATCGGCAAGAATGGGAACCCCATTATAAGGGACCCCCAGCACGTCACCGAGGCGGATTACGTTGTTGTCGAATCCACCTACGGGAACCGTTTCCATAAGGACCTGGAGGCGAGCATCGATGAGTTGGAGAAGGCCATAAAAGAGACCTTCAGACGCGGCGGGAACGTTTTGGTGCCTTCATTTGCCATAGGCAGGACGCAGGATGTCCTCTATATCCTGAACAGGCTGGTGAAGGAAAAGAGGCTTGAGGACCTCGACGTTTACGTGGACAGCCCGCTTGCCGACAAGGCAACGAAGATATACATGGCACACCCCGAGTTTTTCGATGCCGAGGCTCTGAATACTTTCAGGTTCAGAAGCGCCGACGGTATGCGGATCCACTTCACGACCCTCGTCGAGGAATCCCAGAAGATCAACCGGATCAAGTCAGGGGCCGTCATCATTGCAGGCAGCGGGATGTGCGAGGGCGGCAGGATCCGCCATCATTTCAAGCATAATATCTGGAGACAGGAGTGCAGCATCATTTTCACCGGTTTCCAGGTGCCTGGGACCCTTGGCCGGTACATCGTCGACGGGGCGAAAAAGGCCTATATCCTTGGCGAGGAAATGGCCATACGGGCAAAGGTATATACGATCGGCGGGTTTTCGGCCCATGCCGACCAGGGAGAGCTCCTTGAGTGGCTCGGTGCTTTTACGAACAATCCCCGGGTCTATATCGTTCACGGTGAGGAATCCGTTTCCCTTGAGTTCGAGAAGACCGTGAGGGAGAAACTGGGACTCACGACATACGTGCCCCATCTTGGAGAGGAACTGGAGATCTGA
- a CDS encoding methyltransferase: protein MIKHAPYGSLMSDASAFTKSRVVLSAAELDIFTLLDGTPETPAALARKGGFNARALLRILDALAALGLLAKEDGSYSLTEDGSLLSSRHPQSVRPMVLHMNRLWDTWGDLSGIVRKGLKGKRKHAARMDPETLAAFIGAMDVIGRDLSLEIADSFDLDRYKRLLDVGGASGTYTAAFLRKNLHLRSTIFDLEAVIPMARAKIASEGLSGRVDLFPGDFYKDDLPGGHDLVLLSAIIHQNDLRQNIDLYHKAFNALVPGGAILVRDHIMDETRTAPSAGTLFAINMLVNTRGGGTYTFNEVKEGLTEAGFEGITLLRAGDRMDCLVEGRKPLKS from the coding sequence ATGATCAAACATGCACCATACGGTTCCCTGATGTCTGACGCATCGGCCTTCACGAAGAGCAGGGTGGTCCTTTCGGCGGCGGAGCTCGATATATTCACGCTTCTTGACGGGACGCCCGAAACGCCCGCCGCGCTGGCGAGGAAGGGAGGGTTCAATGCCCGGGCCCTTTTGCGTATCCTCGACGCGCTGGCCGCCCTTGGTCTTCTCGCAAAAGAGGACGGATCGTACTCTCTCACGGAAGACGGATCGCTCCTGTCGTCCCGTCATCCCCAGTCGGTCCGCCCCATGGTTCTCCATATGAACAGGCTCTGGGACACATGGGGTGATCTTTCAGGGATCGTCAGAAAAGGGCTGAAGGGGAAGCGCAAACACGCAGCCCGAATGGATCCTGAGACCCTCGCGGCCTTTATCGGAGCCATGGATGTCATAGGCAGGGACCTGTCGCTTGAGATAGCTGATTCCTTTGACCTTGACCGTTACAAGAGGCTTCTTGACGTGGGAGGGGCATCGGGAACCTACACGGCGGCCTTTTTGCGGAAGAACCTGCACCTCAGGTCAACGATCTTCGACCTCGAGGCGGTCATCCCCATGGCTCGTGCGAAAATAGCGTCGGAAGGTCTTTCGGGGAGGGTGGACCTGTTTCCGGGAGACTTCTATAAGGACGACCTTCCCGGGGGTCACGACCTCGTTCTCCTATCGGCCATAATCCATCAGAACGATCTCCGCCAGAATATCGATCTCTACCACAAGGCCTTCAATGCCCTCGTCCCAGGCGGTGCCATACTGGTCCGCGACCATATCATGGACGAGACCCGTACCGCCCCGTCCGCAGGAACGCTTTTTGCCATCAACATGCTTGTCAATACCCGCGGCGGCGGCACGTATACCTTCAATGAGGTAAAAGAGGGTCTGACAGAAGCGGGCTTCGAGGGTATCACCCTCCTGCGCGCCGGCGACAGGATGGACTGCCTCGTGGAAGGAAGGAAGCCTCTGAAATCGTAA
- a CDS encoding PD-(D/E)XK nuclease family protein gives MSVLRALPFASDLIDEIAGIIETKDGENTVIVFPGKRPSLYLKARLAAAAGGKAFFPPLSFSLDEFIDHIARKRNPAFTDIDHADAVWILFGLIRSLKVFDHHPFGKEGFGDFFHWGRHLLNFIDRLDMEGIDNGALVNVERNASIGYDVPQSVNELLSNISLIRTEFHRVLNEDRWFTRGTKHIAAVEETGRHVPDDLRRVIFAGLFGLTGGERKVIRSFWDTGLATVLLCGDPEEWPLLKDLVAYLKATVEYRDPGGHSPTVHIHAGHDTHAEVLATYRILKDDTRKKTAIVLPVADSLFPLLNFVVDRTDLRCNVSLGYPVERTSFFTLLRSILGARLERRSDGQYPSAQYLAVILHPFIKNLNNDSGLRGLLLHIERSLSGETGTSSLAGRPLITLQQIEDAAAEWTPPSGQEDHVGALHEIHRLFFRNFDNILTIRDVAAALEEALETILLKTPVRSYVLSGTIFESVFGALGSLRGSLFSSSPLSGDPVQNTRALCDITLHYLGSAALPFDTHPVEELEVIGMLESRNISFDRVIILDVNEGVLPGPREVNPVVPIGVFETLGIPSPEFTEAIYRYNFYRLVGSAGEVHLMYRSAEDRARSRYIEEILWAEEKKQGRLNAIPVSQTVLTVNLKREISPPVIEKTGAVLHTLKHAGLSPSALDTYVRCPLLFYFTRLMRLEERRTFSGDIETTDRGNIVHRILRDTFSPFLGFELTKKSESDIRESLQRALKIHFKDIPGSGDFYLFQRIAAYKLDSFLKRHVGKMSEPVVIESLEDRFSGSLKINGSAVTLFGRIDRVDRTTAGKYTVFDYKTGTSRQYPSRIMEKVDFSRILSIHDHVPSFQLPVYMHIFSDQRNIPVERIDAELILLGSNTEETFFKSRDEDENKRLLSAYARGIETTVSHMLDANEPFKAFDTARCMDCAARDLCHV, from the coding sequence ATGAGCGTTCTTCGTGCCCTTCCCTTCGCGTCCGACCTCATCGATGAGATCGCGGGCATCATCGAAACAAAGGATGGCGAGAATACCGTCATTGTGTTTCCGGGAAAGCGCCCATCGCTTTATCTCAAGGCCCGGCTCGCGGCCGCTGCGGGGGGAAAGGCCTTCTTCCCGCCCCTGTCTTTCTCCCTCGATGAGTTCATCGATCACATAGCCCGCAAGCGGAATCCGGCATTCACGGACATCGATCACGCGGATGCCGTCTGGATCCTCTTCGGTCTGATACGGTCCCTGAAGGTCTTCGATCATCATCCTTTCGGCAAGGAGGGATTCGGGGATTTTTTCCATTGGGGAAGACACCTTCTCAATTTCATCGACAGGCTCGATATGGAAGGCATCGACAACGGTGCCCTCGTCAACGTGGAAAGGAACGCATCCATCGGCTACGACGTACCGCAAAGTGTCAACGAACTCCTGTCCAATATCTCGCTGATCAGGACCGAATTTCACCGGGTCCTCAACGAGGATCGCTGGTTCACAAGGGGCACGAAGCACATCGCGGCTGTTGAGGAAACAGGCCGCCATGTTCCCGATGACCTTCGCAGGGTGATCTTTGCCGGGCTTTTCGGCCTCACCGGGGGAGAGCGAAAGGTGATCAGGTCATTCTGGGACACGGGCCTTGCAACGGTCCTCCTCTGCGGTGATCCGGAAGAGTGGCCCCTGCTCAAAGACCTTGTTGCATACCTCAAGGCAACGGTGGAGTACAGGGACCCCGGCGGACATTCCCCGACGGTTCACATTCATGCAGGCCACGACACCCACGCGGAGGTCCTCGCGACATACCGCATTCTCAAGGATGACACCCGGAAGAAGACCGCTATCGTCCTGCCCGTGGCCGATTCCCTCTTCCCGCTCCTGAACTTCGTTGTCGACAGGACGGACCTGCGATGCAACGTCTCCCTTGGGTACCCCGTAGAAAGGACATCCTTCTTTACCCTCCTGCGCAGCATTCTGGGCGCGCGCCTCGAGAGAAGGTCCGACGGGCAGTACCCTTCGGCGCAATACCTGGCGGTTATCCTTCACCCCTTCATCAAGAACCTCAACAACGATTCGGGCCTGCGGGGGCTTCTTTTGCATATTGAACGCTCCCTGTCGGGCGAAACCGGAACGAGTTCTCTGGCCGGCCGGCCGCTCATCACCCTCCAGCAGATAGAGGATGCGGCTGCGGAATGGACACCGCCTTCGGGGCAGGAAGACCACGTCGGGGCGCTTCATGAGATACACCGGCTTTTTTTCAGGAATTTTGATAATATCCTCACCATCAGGGATGTTGCTGCCGCCCTGGAGGAGGCCCTCGAAACGATACTCCTCAAGACACCGGTACGTTCTTATGTCCTGTCAGGCACGATCTTCGAGAGTGTCTTCGGGGCCCTGGGCTCCCTCAGAGGTTCACTCTTCAGCTCTTCGCCGCTGTCTGGCGACCCGGTACAGAATACACGCGCTCTTTGCGATATAACCCTTCATTACCTGGGAAGCGCGGCCCTTCCCTTCGACACCCATCCCGTCGAGGAACTCGAGGTCATCGGAATGCTCGAATCGAGGAACATATCCTTTGACCGGGTCATCATCCTCGATGTCAACGAAGGCGTCCTGCCGGGACCAAGGGAGGTCAATCCCGTTGTCCCCATTGGTGTTTTCGAGACGCTGGGAATTCCATCCCCTGAATTCACAGAAGCGATATACAGGTACAATTTCTACCGCCTCGTCGGAAGCGCCGGAGAGGTCCATCTCATGTATCGCAGCGCTGAAGACAGAGCGCGAAGCAGGTACATAGAGGAAATTCTCTGGGCGGAGGAAAAAAAGCAGGGAAGGCTCAATGCCATTCCCGTGAGTCAAACGGTCCTCACTGTCAACCTGAAAAGGGAAATATCGCCCCCCGTTATCGAAAAGACGGGCGCCGTCCTTCACACACTGAAGCATGCGGGACTGTCTCCGAGCGCTCTCGACACCTATGTGCGATGTCCCCTGCTCTTCTATTTTACCCGCCTCATGCGCCTCGAGGAGCGCCGGACCTTTTCCGGAGACATAGAGACGACCGACCGCGGGAACATCGTTCACCGGATCCTCAGGGACACATTCAGCCCTTTCCTTGGCTTTGAGCTGACGAAGAAAAGCGAAAGTGATATACGGGAAAGCCTGCAAAGGGCATTGAAGATCCATTTCAAAGACATTCCCGGGTCCGGCGACTTCTATCTGTTCCAGCGTATAGCCGCATACAAGCTCGATTCCTTCCTGAAGCGCCATGTTGGAAAGATGAGCGAACCCGTGGTCATAGAATCTCTCGAGGACAGGTTCAGCGGGTCCCTGAAGATAAATGGCAGCGCCGTCACCCTCTTCGGCCGGATCGACCGTGTCGATCGCACCACGGCCGGCAAGTACACCGTCTTCGACTACAAGACAGGCACATCAAGACAGTATCCATCAAGGATCATGGAGAAAGTGGACTTCAGCCGCATCCTGTCCATCCACGACCACGTCCCGTCATTCCAGCTTCCCGTCTACATGCACATTTTTTCCGACCAGAGGAACATACCCGTTGAACGGATCGATGCCGAATTGATCCTGCTCGGCAGCAACACTGAAGAGACCTTCTTCAAGAGCAGGGACGAAGACGAGAACAAGCGCCTTCTCAGTGCCTACGCGCGGGGCATCGAAACCACGGTATCGCATATGCTCGACGCCAATGAGCCCTTCAAGGCCTTCGATACCGCCCGCTGCATGGACTGTGCGGCAAGGGATCTGTGTCATGTTTAA
- a CDS encoding UvrD-helicase domain-containing protein has translation MDDDRTIEPAPQIVIVRSSAGSGKTYRLAEHYLKVLLAGALADATLQTRMANIVAITFTNKAAQEMRARILDWMKRIILDLPFDNSPVKPLDAIMMGITTVLSDPAILSQAGVGGLAGDNASHDDGRVQKMRDYLRTAMDKRFGELLRDFGHFNVGTIDSFVNLTLKASAMQLNLPPDFEVSTETNTLIDLALRECLQKTGEDRQAQVIFDAFLDSYIELEGDHASWVPRELLKTAISSLWAEEAKENREFIMPRDGEYVNTAAVRKSMADSALRLLEALAGDTGVKLLANALKAIEKCAAPLGNPLSPSVYFQRSLEECLKKGSGQPSPAHRQLWNTVTQMRRTYAEALAVSKFIPYLQVYSFFKEVFQREVTYYRRVIPIEQLNRLLQDIVSRRDFVPEIYYTLSERYIHFLLDEFQDTSLLQWKNIEVLAEEALSRGGSLFLVGDRKQAIYRWRGGRPELVDEIADRYKDQYPAGNLDLNTNYRSGEHIVAFNNEVFDKSRLALLAGSILRGHQPESVEKLVEPYGTSRQLFLESRRDAGLVAIEQLTVEGDDDDRRDTFTSDEVEEIVEARLRSLVEEIMARGVFRERDLAVLVRTRAEAKAVVRVLLSMGLSVESEYTVSIRNNPLIREVLCFLAFLDKPDDDLSFASFITGRIFASKNGIEAAQMAAWLSGKYLSERREFLHLEFRSDFAAIFENEFAGFIDRVGYLPLYDLVINFFKRWEILARFPEDVPYLLHFLELVKEREGSDNNTIAGFIDLADQAAQGASYGPGDDDKAFLLPTPDSLNAVRVLTIHKAKGLQFPVVILPFVTLTAFASSAGRDKQRCFQSDGDGLRLFYLKKDYVEVSPELAALYQKKECDYLADELNNLYVAFTRAEKELYIFLTDRKKQKNHLIDHLFGMEELKPFAGDGGIVMGQPKTAGERGEDGTEDRDQPAVFGDFKGESAWAIKLKTGISDPGRLSRHAVRARRKGDAMHRALSLIGSLPVDDRLITSLARAAAMREGIADAAREIEQTLKGFFGNPGFRRFFETDPGLVCYNEKEIVDGGGNTFKMDRVIVGPDTVEVVDYKTGEIRSDSHAEQVRHYGKLLSEIYPERVVRQFLLYVDEGEVIEI, from the coding sequence ATGGACGATGACAGGACAATAGAACCTGCTCCCCAGATAGTCATCGTCCGTTCATCGGCAGGCTCAGGAAAAACATATCGCCTGGCCGAGCATTATCTGAAGGTCCTTCTTGCCGGCGCCCTGGCGGATGCAACCCTCCAGACGCGCATGGCGAATATCGTCGCCATCACCTTTACCAACAAGGCGGCGCAGGAGATGCGCGCCCGCATCCTGGACTGGATGAAGCGCATTATCCTCGACCTGCCATTCGATAATTCTCCCGTCAAGCCCCTTGATGCCATTATGATGGGGATAACGACAGTTCTGTCCGATCCGGCCATCCTTTCACAGGCAGGAGTCGGCGGCCTTGCCGGGGACAACGCCTCACATGACGACGGGCGCGTGCAAAAAATGCGGGATTATCTCAGGACAGCCATGGACAAGCGCTTCGGGGAACTGCTCAGGGATTTCGGCCATTTCAACGTTGGCACCATCGACAGCTTCGTGAATCTCACATTGAAGGCGTCGGCAATGCAGCTCAACCTGCCGCCGGACTTCGAGGTGTCCACGGAGACGAATACACTCATCGACCTCGCCTTGCGTGAATGCCTGCAGAAGACCGGAGAGGACAGACAGGCGCAGGTCATCTTCGACGCCTTTTTGGACAGCTACATAGAGCTTGAGGGGGACCATGCAAGCTGGGTTCCAAGGGAACTGCTGAAAACGGCCATTTCGTCCCTGTGGGCCGAAGAAGCGAAAGAGAACAGGGAATTCATCATGCCCCGGGACGGAGAGTATGTGAATACCGCCGCGGTCCGCAAGAGCATGGCCGATAGCGCATTGCGCCTTCTTGAAGCTCTTGCCGGGGACACCGGCGTAAAGCTGCTTGCCAACGCGCTCAAGGCCATCGAGAAATGCGCCGCCCCCCTGGGAAACCCCCTGTCGCCAAGTGTTTATTTCCAGCGTTCCCTGGAGGAATGCCTTAAGAAGGGGAGCGGTCAGCCATCCCCCGCCCACAGACAGCTCTGGAACACGGTTACCCAAATGCGCAGGACCTACGCCGAGGCCCTGGCGGTATCGAAGTTCATCCCCTACCTGCAGGTGTATTCCTTCTTCAAGGAGGTATTTCAGAGAGAGGTCACATACTACAGGCGCGTCATTCCCATAGAACAGCTCAACCGTCTTCTGCAGGATATCGTCAGCCGCAGGGACTTCGTCCCCGAGATCTATTACACGCTTTCCGAGCGCTACATTCATTTCCTTCTCGATGAATTTCAGGATACGAGCCTCCTGCAATGGAAGAATATCGAGGTCCTTGCAGAGGAGGCCCTGAGCCGCGGCGGGAGTCTTTTCCTCGTGGGCGACAGAAAGCAGGCGATATACCGCTGGCGCGGCGGACGGCCGGAGCTTGTCGACGAGATAGCCGACCGGTACAAGGACCAGTACCCCGCAGGGAATCTCGATCTCAACACAAACTACCGCAGCGGCGAGCATATCGTTGCATTCAACAATGAGGTTTTTGATAAAAGCCGCCTTGCGCTCCTTGCGGGATCGATCCTCCGCGGGCATCAGCCGGAGTCCGTCGAGAAGCTGGTAGAGCCTTATGGAACATCGCGGCAGCTTTTCCTGGAGTCCAGGAGAGACGCAGGTCTGGTGGCAATCGAACAGCTCACCGTCGAAGGCGATGATGACGACAGGCGGGACACCTTCACGAGCGATGAAGTGGAGGAGATCGTCGAAGCAAGGCTGCGAAGCCTCGTTGAAGAGATCATGGCGCGGGGAGTCTTTCGCGAGAGGGACCTTGCCGTTCTCGTGAGGACCAGAGCAGAGGCGAAGGCCGTGGTCCGGGTCCTTTTGTCCATGGGGCTCAGCGTTGAATCGGAATACACGGTGAGCATCAGGAATAATCCCCTCATCCGGGAAGTCCTCTGCTTTCTTGCGTTCCTGGATAAACCCGACGACGATCTTTCCTTCGCGTCATTCATTACGGGAAGGATATTCGCCTCCAAGAACGGCATCGAAGCGGCCCAAATGGCTGCATGGCTTTCAGGGAAGTATCTTTCGGAGAGGCGTGAATTTCTGCACCTTGAATTCAGATCCGATTTCGCCGCCATCTTCGAAAACGAATTCGCGGGGTTCATTGACCGGGTGGGCTACCTTCCCCTCTATGACCTCGTCATCAACTTCTTTAAGCGCTGGGAGATACTTGCCCGTTTCCCCGAGGATGTGCCTTATCTCCTGCATTTTCTGGAACTGGTGAAGGAAAGAGAGGGATCTGACAATAATACCATCGCGGGGTTCATTGATCTTGCGGATCAAGCCGCACAGGGCGCTTCGTACGGCCCGGGCGATGACGACAAGGCCTTTCTCCTTCCCACACCGGATTCTCTCAATGCCGTCAGGGTACTCACGATCCACAAGGCAAAAGGGCTCCAGTTTCCCGTTGTCATTCTTCCTTTCGTGACCCTGACGGCATTCGCTTCATCAGCCGGTCGGGACAAACAGCGATGTTTCCAGTCTGACGGTGATGGTTTGAGGCTCTTTTACCTGAAAAAGGATTACGTCGAGGTATCGCCCGAACTCGCCGCCCTCTACCAGAAAAAGGAGTGCGATTACCTCGCCGATGAGCTCAACAACCTTTATGTGGCCTTTACGCGTGCCGAGAAGGAATTGTATATCTTTCTCACCGACAGGAAGAAACAAAAAAACCATCTCATCGACCATCTCTTCGGGATGGAAGAGCTCAAGCCCTTCGCGGGCGATGGAGGGATCGTTATGGGCCAGCCAAAGACCGCCGGGGAGCGAGGCGAGGACGGGACGGAAGACAGGGACCAGCCTGCGGTCTTCGGCGATTTCAAGGGTGAGTCGGCATGGGCCATAAAGCTGAAAACCGGCATCTCCGATCCGGGAAGGCTCAGCCGGCATGCGGTCAGGGCACGCAGAAAAGGTGACGCCATGCACCGGGCGCTTTCCCTTATCGGGTCCCTGCCTGTCGACGACAGGCTCATCACTTCACTCGCCCGGGCGGCTGCAATGCGCGAAGGTATAGCGGATGCGGCCCGCGAGATCGAACAGACACTGAAGGGTTTCTTCGGCAATCCCGGTTTTCGGCGCTTCTTTGAGACAGACCCGGGTCTCGTCTGCTATAACGAGAAAGAGATAGTGGACGGCGGCGGCAATACCTTCAAGATGGATCGGGTCATCGTAGGGCCGGACACGGTCGAGGTCGTTGATTATAAGACCGGGGAGATCCGCTCCGATTCCCACGCCGAACAGGTAAGACACTACGGAAAGCTCCTTTCCGAGATCTACCCCGAACGCGTGGTAAGGCAATTCCTTCTCTATGTGGATGAAGGGGAGGTCATCGAAATATGA